In a genomic window of Oncorhynchus keta strain PuntledgeMale-10-30-2019 chromosome 28, Oket_V2, whole genome shotgun sequence:
- the LOC118361480 gene encoding SWI/SNF-related matrix-associated actin-dependent regulator of chromatin subfamily D member 3 isoform X4, translated as MATEDTAGGARKATKSKLFEFLVHGVRPGMPSGARMPHQGAPMGPPGPPYSGSPTVRPGLPTPVMEPSRKRPAPSQQNQQQQNVQNRARKKPVGFPGANEMPARQMDMRDAQSDPTLGSNAKRRKMADKILPQRIRELVPESQAYMDLLAFERKLDQTIMRKRVDIQEALKRPMKQKRKLRLYISNTFNPAKPDADDSDGSIASWELRVEGKLLDDPGKLKRKFSSFFKSLVIELDKDLYGPDNHLVELLTSKAKWHRTPTTQETDGFQVKRPGDVSVRCTLLLMLDYQPPQFKLDPRLARLLGIHTQTRSCIIQALWQYVKTNKLQDSHDKEYINCDKYFQQIFDCPRLKFSEIPQRLTNLLLPPDPIVINHVISVDPNDQKKTACYDIDVEVEDPLKSQMSSFLLSTANQQEIASLDNKVGQPHRKDSQSQLPKMTLKIHETIESINQLKIQRDFMLSFSRDPKGYIQDWLKSQSRDLKMMTDVVGNPEEERRAAFYHEPWSQEAVSRYFYCKIQQRRQELEQALAVRNT; from the exons CGTCCTGGAATGCCATCTGGAGCTAGGATGCCCCACCAGGGTGCCCCCATGGGCCCCCCCGGCCCCCCGTACAGTGGGAGCCCTACGGTGCGGCCCGGCCTGCCCACCCCGGTCATGGAGCCCAGCCGCAAGAGACCTGCCCCCTCCCAGCAGAACCAGCAGCAGCAGAACGTACAGAACCGGGCCAGAAA GAAGCCAGTGGGATTCCCTGGAGCCAATGAGATGCCAGCGAGGCAGATGGACATGAGAGATGCCCAATCAGATCCAACGCTCGGATCAAA cGCCAAGAGAAGGAAAATGGCAGACAAGATTCTCCCACAGAGG ATCCGTGAGCTGGTCCCTGAGTCACAGGCTTACATGGACCTGCTTGCCTTCGAACGTAAACTGGACCAGACCATCATGCGTAAACGGGTGGACATCCAGGAAGCCCTGAAGAGACCCATGAAG CAAAAGCGTAAACTGAGGCTGTACATCTCCAACACCTTCAACCCTGCCAAGCCCGACGCTGACGACTCGGATGGCAGTATTGCATCATGGGAGCTGCGGGTTGAGGGGAAGCTACTGGATGAT CCTGGGAAGCTGAAGAGGAAATTCTCCTCTTTCTTCAAGAGCCTGGTGATCGAGCTGGACAAAGACCTATACGGTCCTGACAACCATCTTGTAGAG CTGCTGACCAGTAAAGCGAAG TGGCACCGCACTCCCACCACCCAGGAGACGGACGGCTTCCAGGTGAAGCGGCCAGGGGACGTGAGCGTGCGCTGCACACTGCTGCTAATGCTGGACTACCAG CCCCCCCAGTTTAAACTGGACCCTCGTCTGGCTCGGCTGCTGGGTATCCACACCCAGACCCGCTCCTGTATCATCCAGGCCCTGTGGCAGTATGTCAAGACCAACAAGCTGCAGGACTCCCATGACAAGGAGTACATCAACTGTGACAAGTACTTTCAGCAG ATCTTTGACTGCCCGAGGCTCAAGTTCTCGGAGATCCCCCAGCGTCTCACCAACCTCCTCCTGCCCCCTGACCCCATCGTCATCAACCACGTCATCAG TGTGGACCCTAATGACCAGAAGAAGACGGCATGCTATGACATTGACGTGGAGGTGGAGGACCCCCTGAAGAGCCAGATGAGCAGCTTCCTGCTCTCCACCGCCAACCAGCAGGAGATCGCCTCATTGGACAAcaaggtgggacaaccacacagGAAGGATAGCCAATCACAATTACCCAAGATGACCTTAAAG ATCCATGAGACCATTGAGTCCATCAACCAGTTGAAGATCCAGAGGGACTTTATGCTCAGCTTCTCCAGGGATCCTAAAGGCTACATCCAGGACTGGCTCAAGTCCCAGAGCAGAGACCTgaag ATGATGACAGACGTGGTGGGGAacccagaggaggagaggagggcggCGTTTTACCACGAGCCCTGGTCCCAGGAGGCCGTCAGTCGCTATTTCTACTGCAAG ATCCAGCAGAGGAGACAGGAGCTGGAGCAGGCCTTGGCCGTGAGGAACACCTAA
- the LOC118361480 gene encoding SWI/SNF-related matrix-associated actin-dependent regulator of chromatin subfamily D member 3 isoform X5, translating into MERKRPGMPSGARMPHQGAPMGPPGPPYSGSPTVRPGLPTPVMEPSRKRPAPSQQNQQQQNVQNRARKKPVGFPGANEMPARQMDMRDAQSDPTLGSNAKRRKMADKILPQRIRELVPESQAYMDLLAFERKLDQTIMRKRVDIQEALKRPMKQKRKLRLYISNTFNPAKPDADDSDGSIASWELRVEGKLLDDPGKLKRKFSSFFKSLVIELDKDLYGPDNHLVELLTSKAKRFSLPKDNILKGSRARLLVESWHRTPTTQETDGFQVKRPGDVSVRCTLLLMLDYQPPQFKLDPRLARLLGIHTQTRSCIIQALWQYVKTNKLQDSHDKEYINCDKYFQQIFDCPRLKFSEIPQRLTNLLLPPDPIVINHVISVDPNDQKKTACYDIDVEVEDPLKSQMSSFLLSTANQQEIASLDNKVGQPHRKDSQSQLPKMTLKIHETIESINQLKIQRDFMLSFSRDPKGYIQDWLKSQSRDLKMMTDVVGNPEEERRAAFYHEPWSQEAVSRYFYCKIQQRRQELEQALAVRNT; encoded by the exons CGTCCTGGAATGCCATCTGGAGCTAGGATGCCCCACCAGGGTGCCCCCATGGGCCCCCCCGGCCCCCCGTACAGTGGGAGCCCTACGGTGCGGCCCGGCCTGCCCACCCCGGTCATGGAGCCCAGCCGCAAGAGACCTGCCCCCTCCCAGCAGAACCAGCAGCAGCAGAACGTACAGAACCGGGCCAGAAA GAAGCCAGTGGGATTCCCTGGAGCCAATGAGATGCCAGCGAGGCAGATGGACATGAGAGATGCCCAATCAGATCCAACGCTCGGATCAAA cGCCAAGAGAAGGAAAATGGCAGACAAGATTCTCCCACAGAGG ATCCGTGAGCTGGTCCCTGAGTCACAGGCTTACATGGACCTGCTTGCCTTCGAACGTAAACTGGACCAGACCATCATGCGTAAACGGGTGGACATCCAGGAAGCCCTGAAGAGACCCATGAAG CAAAAGCGTAAACTGAGGCTGTACATCTCCAACACCTTCAACCCTGCCAAGCCCGACGCTGACGACTCGGATGGCAGTATTGCATCATGGGAGCTGCGGGTTGAGGGGAAGCTACTGGATGAT CCTGGGAAGCTGAAGAGGAAATTCTCCTCTTTCTTCAAGAGCCTGGTGATCGAGCTGGACAAAGACCTATACGGTCCTGACAACCATCTTGTAGAG CTGCTGACCAGTAAAGCGAAG CGATTCAGCCTTCCAAAAGACAACATACTCAAAGGGTCGAGAGCAAGGCTGCTCGTTGAAAGT TGGCACCGCACTCCCACCACCCAGGAGACGGACGGCTTCCAGGTGAAGCGGCCAGGGGACGTGAGCGTGCGCTGCACACTGCTGCTAATGCTGGACTACCAG CCCCCCCAGTTTAAACTGGACCCTCGTCTGGCTCGGCTGCTGGGTATCCACACCCAGACCCGCTCCTGTATCATCCAGGCCCTGTGGCAGTATGTCAAGACCAACAAGCTGCAGGACTCCCATGACAAGGAGTACATCAACTGTGACAAGTACTTTCAGCAG ATCTTTGACTGCCCGAGGCTCAAGTTCTCGGAGATCCCCCAGCGTCTCACCAACCTCCTCCTGCCCCCTGACCCCATCGTCATCAACCACGTCATCAG TGTGGACCCTAATGACCAGAAGAAGACGGCATGCTATGACATTGACGTGGAGGTGGAGGACCCCCTGAAGAGCCAGATGAGCAGCTTCCTGCTCTCCACCGCCAACCAGCAGGAGATCGCCTCATTGGACAAcaaggtgggacaaccacacagGAAGGATAGCCAATCACAATTACCCAAGATGACCTTAAAG ATCCATGAGACCATTGAGTCCATCAACCAGTTGAAGATCCAGAGGGACTTTATGCTCAGCTTCTCCAGGGATCCTAAAGGCTACATCCAGGACTGGCTCAAGTCCCAGAGCAGAGACCTgaag ATGATGACAGACGTGGTGGGGAacccagaggaggagaggagggcggCGTTTTACCACGAGCCCTGGTCCCAGGAGGCCGTCAGTCGCTATTTCTACTGCAAG ATCCAGCAGAGGAGACAGGAGCTGGAGCAGGCCTTGGCCGTGAGGAACACCTAA
- the LOC118361480 gene encoding SWI/SNF-related matrix-associated actin-dependent regulator of chromatin subfamily D member 3 isoform X8 has protein sequence MATEDTAGGARKATKSKLFEFLVHGVRPGMPSGARMPHQGAPMGPPGPPYSGSPTVRPGLPTPVMEPSRKRPAPSQQNQQQQNVQNRARKKPVGFPGANEMPARQMDMRDAQSDPTLGSNAKRRKMADKILPQRIRELVPESQAYMDLLAFERKLDQTIMRKRVDIQEALKRPMKQKRKLRLYISNTFNPAKPDADDSDGSIASWELRVEGKLLDDPGKLKRKFSSFFKSLVIELDKDLYGPDNHLVEWHRTPTTQETDGFQVKRPGDVSVRCTLLLMLDYQPPQFKLDPRLARLLGIHTQTRSCIIQALWQYVKTNKLQDSHDKEYINCDKYFQQIFDCPRLKFSEIPQRLTNLLLPPDPIVINHVISVDPNDQKKTACYDIDVEVEDPLKSQMSSFLLSTANQQEIASLDNKIHETIESINQLKIQRDFMLSFSRDPKGYIQDWLKSQSRDLKMMTDVVGNPEEERRAAFYHEPWSQEAVSRYFYCKIQQRRQELEQALAVRNT, from the exons CGTCCTGGAATGCCATCTGGAGCTAGGATGCCCCACCAGGGTGCCCCCATGGGCCCCCCCGGCCCCCCGTACAGTGGGAGCCCTACGGTGCGGCCCGGCCTGCCCACCCCGGTCATGGAGCCCAGCCGCAAGAGACCTGCCCCCTCCCAGCAGAACCAGCAGCAGCAGAACGTACAGAACCGGGCCAGAAA GAAGCCAGTGGGATTCCCTGGAGCCAATGAGATGCCAGCGAGGCAGATGGACATGAGAGATGCCCAATCAGATCCAACGCTCGGATCAAA cGCCAAGAGAAGGAAAATGGCAGACAAGATTCTCCCACAGAGG ATCCGTGAGCTGGTCCCTGAGTCACAGGCTTACATGGACCTGCTTGCCTTCGAACGTAAACTGGACCAGACCATCATGCGTAAACGGGTGGACATCCAGGAAGCCCTGAAGAGACCCATGAAG CAAAAGCGTAAACTGAGGCTGTACATCTCCAACACCTTCAACCCTGCCAAGCCCGACGCTGACGACTCGGATGGCAGTATTGCATCATGGGAGCTGCGGGTTGAGGGGAAGCTACTGGATGAT CCTGGGAAGCTGAAGAGGAAATTCTCCTCTTTCTTCAAGAGCCTGGTGATCGAGCTGGACAAAGACCTATACGGTCCTGACAACCATCTTGTAGAG TGGCACCGCACTCCCACCACCCAGGAGACGGACGGCTTCCAGGTGAAGCGGCCAGGGGACGTGAGCGTGCGCTGCACACTGCTGCTAATGCTGGACTACCAG CCCCCCCAGTTTAAACTGGACCCTCGTCTGGCTCGGCTGCTGGGTATCCACACCCAGACCCGCTCCTGTATCATCCAGGCCCTGTGGCAGTATGTCAAGACCAACAAGCTGCAGGACTCCCATGACAAGGAGTACATCAACTGTGACAAGTACTTTCAGCAG ATCTTTGACTGCCCGAGGCTCAAGTTCTCGGAGATCCCCCAGCGTCTCACCAACCTCCTCCTGCCCCCTGACCCCATCGTCATCAACCACGTCATCAG TGTGGACCCTAATGACCAGAAGAAGACGGCATGCTATGACATTGACGTGGAGGTGGAGGACCCCCTGAAGAGCCAGATGAGCAGCTTCCTGCTCTCCACCGCCAACCAGCAGGAGATCGCCTCATTGGACAAcaag ATCCATGAGACCATTGAGTCCATCAACCAGTTGAAGATCCAGAGGGACTTTATGCTCAGCTTCTCCAGGGATCCTAAAGGCTACATCCAGGACTGGCTCAAGTCCCAGAGCAGAGACCTgaag ATGATGACAGACGTGGTGGGGAacccagaggaggagaggagggcggCGTTTTACCACGAGCCCTGGTCCCAGGAGGCCGTCAGTCGCTATTTCTACTGCAAG ATCCAGCAGAGGAGACAGGAGCTGGAGCAGGCCTTGGCCGTGAGGAACACCTAA
- the LOC118361480 gene encoding SWI/SNF-related matrix-associated actin-dependent regulator of chromatin subfamily D member 3 isoform X2, protein MATEDTAGGARKATKSKLFEFLVHGVRPGMPSGARMPHQGAPMGPPGPPYSGSPTVRPGLPTPVMEPSRKRPAPSQQNQQQQNVQNRARKKPVGFPGANEMPARQMDMRDAQSDPTLGSNAKRRKMADKILPQRIRELVPESQAYMDLLAFERKLDQTIMRKRVDIQEALKRPMKQKRKLRLYISNTFNPAKPDADDSDGSIASWELRVEGKLLDDPGKLKRKFSSFFKSLVIELDKDLYGPDNHLVERFSLPKDNILKGSRARLLVESWHRTPTTQETDGFQVKRPGDVSVRCTLLLMLDYQPPQFKLDPRLARLLGIHTQTRSCIIQALWQYVKTNKLQDSHDKEYINCDKYFQQIFDCPRLKFSEIPQRLTNLLLPPDPIVINHVISVDPNDQKKTACYDIDVEVEDPLKSQMSSFLLSTANQQEIASLDNKVGQPHRKDSQSQLPKMTLKIHETIESINQLKIQRDFMLSFSRDPKGYIQDWLKSQSRDLKMMTDVVGNPEEERRAAFYHEPWSQEAVSRYFYCKIQQRRQELEQALAVRNT, encoded by the exons CGTCCTGGAATGCCATCTGGAGCTAGGATGCCCCACCAGGGTGCCCCCATGGGCCCCCCCGGCCCCCCGTACAGTGGGAGCCCTACGGTGCGGCCCGGCCTGCCCACCCCGGTCATGGAGCCCAGCCGCAAGAGACCTGCCCCCTCCCAGCAGAACCAGCAGCAGCAGAACGTACAGAACCGGGCCAGAAA GAAGCCAGTGGGATTCCCTGGAGCCAATGAGATGCCAGCGAGGCAGATGGACATGAGAGATGCCCAATCAGATCCAACGCTCGGATCAAA cGCCAAGAGAAGGAAAATGGCAGACAAGATTCTCCCACAGAGG ATCCGTGAGCTGGTCCCTGAGTCACAGGCTTACATGGACCTGCTTGCCTTCGAACGTAAACTGGACCAGACCATCATGCGTAAACGGGTGGACATCCAGGAAGCCCTGAAGAGACCCATGAAG CAAAAGCGTAAACTGAGGCTGTACATCTCCAACACCTTCAACCCTGCCAAGCCCGACGCTGACGACTCGGATGGCAGTATTGCATCATGGGAGCTGCGGGTTGAGGGGAAGCTACTGGATGAT CCTGGGAAGCTGAAGAGGAAATTCTCCTCTTTCTTCAAGAGCCTGGTGATCGAGCTGGACAAAGACCTATACGGTCCTGACAACCATCTTGTAGAG CGATTCAGCCTTCCAAAAGACAACATACTCAAAGGGTCGAGAGCAAGGCTGCTCGTTGAAAGT TGGCACCGCACTCCCACCACCCAGGAGACGGACGGCTTCCAGGTGAAGCGGCCAGGGGACGTGAGCGTGCGCTGCACACTGCTGCTAATGCTGGACTACCAG CCCCCCCAGTTTAAACTGGACCCTCGTCTGGCTCGGCTGCTGGGTATCCACACCCAGACCCGCTCCTGTATCATCCAGGCCCTGTGGCAGTATGTCAAGACCAACAAGCTGCAGGACTCCCATGACAAGGAGTACATCAACTGTGACAAGTACTTTCAGCAG ATCTTTGACTGCCCGAGGCTCAAGTTCTCGGAGATCCCCCAGCGTCTCACCAACCTCCTCCTGCCCCCTGACCCCATCGTCATCAACCACGTCATCAG TGTGGACCCTAATGACCAGAAGAAGACGGCATGCTATGACATTGACGTGGAGGTGGAGGACCCCCTGAAGAGCCAGATGAGCAGCTTCCTGCTCTCCACCGCCAACCAGCAGGAGATCGCCTCATTGGACAAcaaggtgggacaaccacacagGAAGGATAGCCAATCACAATTACCCAAGATGACCTTAAAG ATCCATGAGACCATTGAGTCCATCAACCAGTTGAAGATCCAGAGGGACTTTATGCTCAGCTTCTCCAGGGATCCTAAAGGCTACATCCAGGACTGGCTCAAGTCCCAGAGCAGAGACCTgaag ATGATGACAGACGTGGTGGGGAacccagaggaggagaggagggcggCGTTTTACCACGAGCCCTGGTCCCAGGAGGCCGTCAGTCGCTATTTCTACTGCAAG ATCCAGCAGAGGAGACAGGAGCTGGAGCAGGCCTTGGCCGTGAGGAACACCTAA
- the LOC118361480 gene encoding SWI/SNF-related matrix-associated actin-dependent regulator of chromatin subfamily D member 3 isoform X7 — translation MATEDTAGGARKATKSKLFEFLVHGVRPGMPSGARMPHQGAPMGPPGPPYSGSPTVRPGLPTPVMEPSRKRPAPSQQNQQQQNVQNRARNAKRRKMADKILPQRIRELVPESQAYMDLLAFERKLDQTIMRKRVDIQEALKRPMKQKRKLRLYISNTFNPAKPDADDSDGSIASWELRVEGKLLDDPGKLKRKFSSFFKSLVIELDKDLYGPDNHLVELLTSKAKRFSLPKDNILKGSRARLLVESWHRTPTTQETDGFQVKRPGDVSVRCTLLLMLDYQPPQFKLDPRLARLLGIHTQTRSCIIQALWQYVKTNKLQDSHDKEYINCDKYFQQIFDCPRLKFSEIPQRLTNLLLPPDPIVINHVISVDPNDQKKTACYDIDVEVEDPLKSQMSSFLLSTANQQEIASLDNKVGQPHRKDSQSQLPKMTLKIHETIESINQLKIQRDFMLSFSRDPKGYIQDWLKSQSRDLKMMTDVVGNPEEERRAAFYHEPWSQEAVSRYFYCKIQQRRQELEQALAVRNT, via the exons CGTCCTGGAATGCCATCTGGAGCTAGGATGCCCCACCAGGGTGCCCCCATGGGCCCCCCCGGCCCCCCGTACAGTGGGAGCCCTACGGTGCGGCCCGGCCTGCCCACCCCGGTCATGGAGCCCAGCCGCAAGAGACCTGCCCCCTCCCAGCAGAACCAGCAGCAGCAGAACGTACAGAACCGGGCCAGAAA cGCCAAGAGAAGGAAAATGGCAGACAAGATTCTCCCACAGAGG ATCCGTGAGCTGGTCCCTGAGTCACAGGCTTACATGGACCTGCTTGCCTTCGAACGTAAACTGGACCAGACCATCATGCGTAAACGGGTGGACATCCAGGAAGCCCTGAAGAGACCCATGAAG CAAAAGCGTAAACTGAGGCTGTACATCTCCAACACCTTCAACCCTGCCAAGCCCGACGCTGACGACTCGGATGGCAGTATTGCATCATGGGAGCTGCGGGTTGAGGGGAAGCTACTGGATGAT CCTGGGAAGCTGAAGAGGAAATTCTCCTCTTTCTTCAAGAGCCTGGTGATCGAGCTGGACAAAGACCTATACGGTCCTGACAACCATCTTGTAGAG CTGCTGACCAGTAAAGCGAAG CGATTCAGCCTTCCAAAAGACAACATACTCAAAGGGTCGAGAGCAAGGCTGCTCGTTGAAAGT TGGCACCGCACTCCCACCACCCAGGAGACGGACGGCTTCCAGGTGAAGCGGCCAGGGGACGTGAGCGTGCGCTGCACACTGCTGCTAATGCTGGACTACCAG CCCCCCCAGTTTAAACTGGACCCTCGTCTGGCTCGGCTGCTGGGTATCCACACCCAGACCCGCTCCTGTATCATCCAGGCCCTGTGGCAGTATGTCAAGACCAACAAGCTGCAGGACTCCCATGACAAGGAGTACATCAACTGTGACAAGTACTTTCAGCAG ATCTTTGACTGCCCGAGGCTCAAGTTCTCGGAGATCCCCCAGCGTCTCACCAACCTCCTCCTGCCCCCTGACCCCATCGTCATCAACCACGTCATCAG TGTGGACCCTAATGACCAGAAGAAGACGGCATGCTATGACATTGACGTGGAGGTGGAGGACCCCCTGAAGAGCCAGATGAGCAGCTTCCTGCTCTCCACCGCCAACCAGCAGGAGATCGCCTCATTGGACAAcaaggtgggacaaccacacagGAAGGATAGCCAATCACAATTACCCAAGATGACCTTAAAG ATCCATGAGACCATTGAGTCCATCAACCAGTTGAAGATCCAGAGGGACTTTATGCTCAGCTTCTCCAGGGATCCTAAAGGCTACATCCAGGACTGGCTCAAGTCCCAGAGCAGAGACCTgaag ATGATGACAGACGTGGTGGGGAacccagaggaggagaggagggcggCGTTTTACCACGAGCCCTGGTCCCAGGAGGCCGTCAGTCGCTATTTCTACTGCAAG ATCCAGCAGAGGAGACAGGAGCTGGAGCAGGCCTTGGCCGTGAGGAACACCTAA
- the LOC118361480 gene encoding SWI/SNF-related matrix-associated actin-dependent regulator of chromatin subfamily D member 3 isoform X1, protein MATEDTAGGARKATKSKLFEFLVHGVRPGMPSGARMPHQGAPMGPPGPPYSGSPTVRPGLPTPVMEPSRKRPAPSQQNQQQQNVQNRARKKPVGFPGANEMPARQMDMRDAQSDPTLGSNAKRRKMADKILPQRIRELVPESQAYMDLLAFERKLDQTIMRKRVDIQEALKRPMKQKRKLRLYISNTFNPAKPDADDSDGSIASWELRVEGKLLDDPGKLKRKFSSFFKSLVIELDKDLYGPDNHLVELLTSKAKRFSLPKDNILKGSRARLLVESWHRTPTTQETDGFQVKRPGDVSVRCTLLLMLDYQPPQFKLDPRLARLLGIHTQTRSCIIQALWQYVKTNKLQDSHDKEYINCDKYFQQIFDCPRLKFSEIPQRLTNLLLPPDPIVINHVISVDPNDQKKTACYDIDVEVEDPLKSQMSSFLLSTANQQEIASLDNKVGQPHRKDSQSQLPKMTLKIHETIESINQLKIQRDFMLSFSRDPKGYIQDWLKSQSRDLKMMTDVVGNPEEERRAAFYHEPWSQEAVSRYFYCKIQQRRQELEQALAVRNT, encoded by the exons CGTCCTGGAATGCCATCTGGAGCTAGGATGCCCCACCAGGGTGCCCCCATGGGCCCCCCCGGCCCCCCGTACAGTGGGAGCCCTACGGTGCGGCCCGGCCTGCCCACCCCGGTCATGGAGCCCAGCCGCAAGAGACCTGCCCCCTCCCAGCAGAACCAGCAGCAGCAGAACGTACAGAACCGGGCCAGAAA GAAGCCAGTGGGATTCCCTGGAGCCAATGAGATGCCAGCGAGGCAGATGGACATGAGAGATGCCCAATCAGATCCAACGCTCGGATCAAA cGCCAAGAGAAGGAAAATGGCAGACAAGATTCTCCCACAGAGG ATCCGTGAGCTGGTCCCTGAGTCACAGGCTTACATGGACCTGCTTGCCTTCGAACGTAAACTGGACCAGACCATCATGCGTAAACGGGTGGACATCCAGGAAGCCCTGAAGAGACCCATGAAG CAAAAGCGTAAACTGAGGCTGTACATCTCCAACACCTTCAACCCTGCCAAGCCCGACGCTGACGACTCGGATGGCAGTATTGCATCATGGGAGCTGCGGGTTGAGGGGAAGCTACTGGATGAT CCTGGGAAGCTGAAGAGGAAATTCTCCTCTTTCTTCAAGAGCCTGGTGATCGAGCTGGACAAAGACCTATACGGTCCTGACAACCATCTTGTAGAG CTGCTGACCAGTAAAGCGAAG CGATTCAGCCTTCCAAAAGACAACATACTCAAAGGGTCGAGAGCAAGGCTGCTCGTTGAAAGT TGGCACCGCACTCCCACCACCCAGGAGACGGACGGCTTCCAGGTGAAGCGGCCAGGGGACGTGAGCGTGCGCTGCACACTGCTGCTAATGCTGGACTACCAG CCCCCCCAGTTTAAACTGGACCCTCGTCTGGCTCGGCTGCTGGGTATCCACACCCAGACCCGCTCCTGTATCATCCAGGCCCTGTGGCAGTATGTCAAGACCAACAAGCTGCAGGACTCCCATGACAAGGAGTACATCAACTGTGACAAGTACTTTCAGCAG ATCTTTGACTGCCCGAGGCTCAAGTTCTCGGAGATCCCCCAGCGTCTCACCAACCTCCTCCTGCCCCCTGACCCCATCGTCATCAACCACGTCATCAG TGTGGACCCTAATGACCAGAAGAAGACGGCATGCTATGACATTGACGTGGAGGTGGAGGACCCCCTGAAGAGCCAGATGAGCAGCTTCCTGCTCTCCACCGCCAACCAGCAGGAGATCGCCTCATTGGACAAcaaggtgggacaaccacacagGAAGGATAGCCAATCACAATTACCCAAGATGACCTTAAAG ATCCATGAGACCATTGAGTCCATCAACCAGTTGAAGATCCAGAGGGACTTTATGCTCAGCTTCTCCAGGGATCCTAAAGGCTACATCCAGGACTGGCTCAAGTCCCAGAGCAGAGACCTgaag ATGATGACAGACGTGGTGGGGAacccagaggaggagaggagggcggCGTTTTACCACGAGCCCTGGTCCCAGGAGGCCGTCAGTCGCTATTTCTACTGCAAG ATCCAGCAGAGGAGACAGGAGCTGGAGCAGGCCTTGGCCGTGAGGAACACCTAA